From Spirosoma agri:
ATGGACTGGCTTGCCCTGTAAATCCACCACGTTGAGCTGCACCGGTTGACCCGGTACGCCACGGATCTCCACGTCAGCGGTGTTACCTTCGATGGGGTTACCCAGTACCTTGACCTGCAAAGGCGAACCCGCTTCGCCACTACCCACCCGGGCCGCCGGGGTGCATCCCGCCAGCCAG
This genomic window contains:
- a CDS encoding T9SS type A sorting domain-containing protein, with translation WLAGCTPAARVGSGEAGSPLQVKVLGNPIEGNTADVEIRGVPGQPVQLNVVDLQGKPVHTQRIDQAGALERVSLPLGASTGILLLQISTPTQYQQVKLLTF